The following are encoded in a window of Dictyostelium discoideum AX4 chromosome 6 chromosome, whole genome shotgun sequence genomic DNA:
- the argJ gene encoding N-acetylglutamate synthetase — MFSNIVNKKLFQNSTTTSFLRHYSTIKNTTTSPKGFKTGTYACGLKKSGALDICLIHSEKECNVAAVFTENKVKAAPVLLSKSLIEKHKNTGFQSLIINSGGANACTGPEGEKNAQTMSFLSSKLVNAKQQSLVMSTGIIGQQLDMKKVELGITKASENLKDDWLSAAKAIMTTDKVPKLVQKQIEIQGKQVNITGICKGAGMIHPNMATMLCTLCTDADISEEALKSALKHSIDYSFNSINVDGDMSTNDTVAVFSNGLAGNKRIDSTNSKEYLLLEKAMRECATELAQMIVRDAEGATKFISVVVRGAKTEKDGKIIANSIATSSLVKTAMYGEDANWGRVLAAVGYSGADGVVPSNISMWFASGYGDNIGIGQKNDPLIAMQFLKDGQPTPKDDEKAAKLLSNKDISIIVDLNNGNQNYTMWTCDLTVDYVKANSHYRT; from the exons atgttTTCAAATatagttaataaaaaattatttcaaaactCAACAACTACTTCTTTTTTAAGACATTATAGTActataaaaaat acaacaacatcaccaaaAGGATTTAAAACTGGTACATATGCATGCGGATTAAAAAAGAGTGGAGCATTAGATATTTGTTTAATTCATTCAGAGAAAGAATGTAATGTTGCAGCAGTATTTACAGAGAATAAAGTTAAAGCAGCACCAGTTTTATTAAGCAAGTCATTAATAGAGAAACATAAAAACACTGGTTTCCAatctttaattataaatagtgGTGGTGCTAATGCTTGTACAGGTCCAGAAGGTGAAAAAAATGCTCAAACAATGtcttttttatcttcaaAATTGGTAAATGCAAAACAACAATCATTAGTAATG tcAACTGGTATTATTGGTCAACAATTAGATATGAAAAAAGTTGAACTTGGTATTACAAAAGCAtctgaaaatttaaaagatgattGGTTATCA gcAGCAAAAGCAATTATGACAACAGATAAAGTACCAAAATTAgttcaaaaacaaattgaaattcAAGGTAAACAAGTTAATATTACAGGTATTTGCAAAGGAGCAGGTATGATTCATCCAAATATGGCAACAATGTTATGTACACTTTGTACAGATGCAGATATTAGTGAGGAAGCATTAAAGAGTGCATTAAAACATTCAATTGATTATTCATTCAATAGTATTaatgttgatggtgataTGAGTACCAATGATACGGTTGCAGTATTTTCAAATGGTTTGGCAGGTAACAAGAGAATTGATTCAACCAATTCCAAAGagtatttattattagagaAAGCAATGAGAGAATGTGCAACTGAATTGGCTCAAATGATCGTCAGAGATGCTGAAGGTGCAACCAAGTTCATCAGTGTGGTAGTTAGAGGTGCTAAAACCGAAAAGGATGGTAAAATCATTGCAAATTCAATTGCAACCTCTTCATTGGTAAAGACAGCAATGTATGGTGAAGATGCAAATTGGGGTAGAGTTTTAGCCGCTGTTGGTTATAGTGGTGCTGATGGTGTTGTACcttcaaatatttcaatgTGGTTCGCATCTGGTTATGGTGATAATATTGGTATCGGTCAAAAGAATGATCCTCTCATTGCAATGCAATTCCTTAAAGATGGTCAACCAACTCCaaaagatgatgaaaaagctgccaaattattatcaaataaagatattagtataattgttgatttaaataatggtaatcAAAATTATACTATGTGGACTTGTGATTTAACAGTTGATTATGTTAAAGCAAATTCTCATTATAGaacttaa